A region from the Microbispora sp. ZYX-F-249 genome encodes:
- a CDS encoding alpha/beta-hydrolase family protein, translated as MARGVEPHGTAAGPARALGRLLGRWFPATAAQFAAGHRPALLVFEESLGAFGAESAFGGDRDLREPVYRDGETVRFANRPSDLDVPASPWKRPRVVYLQHPSDPNVWWTRRRGTATTTTAR; from the coding sequence GTGGCGCGCGGGGTGGAACCGCACGGGACGGCGGCGGGTCCGGCGCGGGCGCTGGGCCGTCTCCTCGGGCGATGGTTCCCCGCGACGGCCGCGCAGTTCGCCGCGGGGCACCGGCCCGCACTGCTGGTCTTCGAGGAGAGCCTGGGGGCGTTCGGCGCGGAGTCGGCGTTCGGCGGCGACCGGGACCTGCGCGAGCCCGTCTACCGGGACGGCGAGACCGTGCGCTTCGCCAACCGGCCCTCGGACCTGGACGTCCCGGCGTCGCCGTGGAAGCGGCCGCGGGTCGTCTACCTGCAGCATCCCTCGGACCCGAACGTGTGGTGGACGCGCCGGCGGGGCACGGCCACGACCACGACGGCGAGGTGA
- a CDS encoding LLM class F420-dependent oxidoreductase — protein MRIGIVSPVVVRLPGVHSDWEREAGVEDLARIAETADRLGYHHLTCSEHVAVPAGIAAERGAVYWDPLATFGYLAARTRRIRLVTQVLVLGYHHPLAIAKRYGTLDRVSGGRLTLGLGVGSLKEEFELLGAPFEGRGARADEAIEALRASLSEREPRFHGEFYDFSGFVVEPHAVQPRVPLWIGGRTSRSLLRAATYGDGWVPFGLPLDTLASMVREADLPDAFDVVLSAGRPVDPLGAPDAARRALERVRDAGATVTGVTVAATSAEHYREQLEALHALATAMGADFGRTDG, from the coding sequence GTGCGGATCGGCATCGTCAGTCCTGTGGTGGTCCGGCTGCCCGGGGTCCACTCCGATTGGGAGCGCGAGGCAGGAGTGGAGGATCTGGCCCGGATCGCCGAGACCGCCGACCGGCTGGGCTACCACCACCTCACCTGCAGCGAGCACGTGGCCGTCCCGGCCGGCATCGCCGCCGAGCGCGGCGCCGTCTACTGGGATCCGCTGGCGACCTTCGGCTACCTCGCCGCCCGCACGCGGCGGATCCGGCTGGTCACCCAGGTGCTGGTGCTCGGCTACCACCACCCTCTCGCCATCGCGAAGCGGTACGGCACGCTCGACCGCGTCAGCGGCGGACGGCTCACGCTGGGCCTGGGCGTGGGCAGCCTCAAGGAGGAGTTCGAGCTGCTCGGCGCGCCGTTCGAGGGCCGGGGAGCACGGGCCGACGAGGCCATCGAGGCCCTGCGCGCCTCGCTCTCGGAGCGGGAGCCGCGGTTCCACGGCGAGTTCTACGACTTCTCGGGATTCGTGGTGGAGCCGCACGCCGTGCAGCCGCGGGTGCCACTGTGGATCGGCGGCCGCACCTCACGGTCGCTGCTACGGGCCGCGACCTACGGCGACGGGTGGGTGCCGTTCGGACTGCCCCTGGACACGCTCGCGTCGATGGTTCGCGAGGCGGACCTGCCGGACGCCTTCGACGTCGTCCTGTCCGCCGGACGCCCGGTGGACCCCCTCGGCGCTCCCGACGCCGCACGGCGCGCGCTGGAGCGGGTGCGCGACGCCGGCGCGACCGTGACCGGCGTCACCGTCGCCGCGACGTCGGCGGAGCACTACCGGGAGCAGTTGGAGGCGCTGCACGCCCTCGCGACCGCGATGGGCGCCGACTTCGGGAGGACCGATGGCTGA
- a CDS encoding acyl-CoA dehydrogenase family protein produces MTETFRAEARAWLEDNLSGAFAGARGLGGPGREHEAFDVRLAWERHMAEAGWTCLGWPEQYGGRGASVEEQVVFHEEYALAGAPARVGHIGENLLGPTIIAFGTDEQRARFLPPIVAARELWCQGYSEPNAGSDLAGVQTRAELDGDRWRVTGQKVWTSLAMEADWCFVVCRTEPGSARHHGLSYLLVPMRQDGVEIRPIVQMTGTSEFNEVFFDGAVTDAANIVGAPGDGWKIAMATLGFERGVATLGQQVGFRRELEAVIALARRTGAVDDPLLRDRLVRSWIGLEAMRLNAVRTMAGIAAGAPGPESSISKLVWGVWHRELGELAMDVLGAAGMVADGPPYDLSDEQRLYLFSRSDTIYAGSNEIQRNIISERVLGLPRERR; encoded by the coding sequence GTGACTGAGACGTTCAGGGCAGAGGCACGGGCCTGGCTGGAGGACAACCTGTCGGGCGCGTTCGCCGGTGCCCGGGGCCTGGGCGGGCCCGGCCGCGAGCACGAGGCGTTCGACGTACGGCTGGCCTGGGAACGGCACATGGCCGAGGCGGGCTGGACCTGCCTGGGCTGGCCCGAGCAGTATGGCGGACGGGGCGCGAGCGTCGAGGAGCAGGTCGTCTTCCACGAGGAGTACGCGCTGGCCGGCGCGCCCGCCCGGGTCGGTCACATCGGGGAGAACCTGCTCGGCCCGACGATCATCGCGTTCGGCACCGACGAGCAGCGCGCCCGCTTCCTGCCGCCGATCGTGGCCGCCCGGGAGCTGTGGTGCCAGGGCTACTCCGAGCCGAACGCCGGGTCCGACCTGGCCGGCGTGCAGACCCGTGCCGAGCTGGACGGCGACCGCTGGCGGGTCACCGGCCAGAAGGTGTGGACCTCCCTGGCCATGGAGGCCGACTGGTGCTTCGTGGTCTGCCGCACCGAGCCGGGGTCGGCGCGGCATCACGGCCTGTCCTACCTGCTCGTGCCCATGCGGCAGGACGGCGTGGAGATCCGTCCCATCGTGCAGATGACGGGGACCAGCGAGTTCAACGAGGTGTTCTTCGACGGCGCGGTGACGGACGCGGCGAACATCGTGGGCGCGCCCGGCGACGGCTGGAAGATCGCCATGGCGACGCTCGGCTTCGAGCGCGGCGTGGCCACGCTCGGCCAGCAGGTGGGCTTCCGCCGCGAGCTGGAGGCGGTCATCGCGCTGGCCCGCAGGACGGGCGCCGTCGACGACCCCCTGCTGCGCGACCGGCTCGTCCGCTCCTGGATCGGCCTGGAGGCCATGCGCCTCAACGCCGTGCGCACGATGGCGGGCATCGCGGCGGGCGCGCCCGGCCCGGAGTCGTCCATCTCCAAGCTGGTGTGGGGCGTATGGCACCGCGAGCTCGGCGAGCTGGCCATGGACGTGCTCGGCGCGGCCGGCATGGTCGCCGACGGCCCGCCGTACGACCTGAGCGACGAGCAGCGGCTCTACCTGTTCTCCCGGTCCGACACCATCTATGCCGGCTCCAACGAGATCCAGCGCAACATCATCAGCGAGCGCGTGCTGGGCCTGCCCCGCGAACGCCGGTAA
- a CDS encoding aminoglycoside phosphotransferase family protein: protein MTTSFRIEVPRAFAASYGAHGAEERAWIAGLPRLGGEFLERWGLRPDGPAAHGMASLVVPVLRADGTPAVLKLQRLREETAGVADGLRAWNGDGVVRLLDHDERSGTQLLERLDAARPLSSVADDITALEILAELLARLTSVPAPEGVRGLAGIAAAMLDQVPRAVRALRDPGERRLVHACASAVAELAGEPGDRLLHWDLHYDNVLAGEREPWLAIDPEPLAGDPGFELLPALDNRWDEVAATGDVARAVLRRFDLLTEVVGLDRRRAAGWTLGRVLQNALWDVDDGKTALDPVQVAIATTLLLRRR from the coding sequence ATGACCACCTCATTCCGCATCGAGGTTCCCCGCGCGTTCGCCGCCTCCTACGGCGCGCACGGCGCCGAGGAGCGCGCCTGGATCGCCGGGCTGCCCCGCCTGGGCGGCGAGTTCCTGGAACGCTGGGGGCTGCGGCCCGACGGCCCCGCGGCCCACGGCATGGCGTCGCTGGTCGTGCCCGTGCTGCGGGCCGACGGGACACCCGCCGTGCTCAAACTGCAGCGGCTCCGGGAGGAGACCGCCGGCGTGGCCGACGGCCTGCGGGCGTGGAACGGCGACGGTGTCGTGCGCCTGCTGGACCATGACGAGCGGAGCGGCACGCAGCTGCTGGAACGGCTCGACGCGGCCCGGCCCCTGTCCTCGGTGGCCGACGACATCACGGCCCTGGAGATCCTGGCCGAGCTGCTGGCCCGCCTGACCTCGGTGCCCGCGCCCGAGGGGGTGCGGGGGCTGGCCGGGATCGCCGCCGCCATGCTCGACCAGGTCCCGCGGGCCGTACGCGCACTGCGCGACCCCGGCGAGCGGCGGCTGGTGCACGCCTGCGCGTCGGCGGTGGCCGAGCTGGCCGGTGAGCCCGGCGACCGCCTGCTGCATTGGGACCTGCACTACGACAACGTCCTCGCCGGGGAGCGCGAACCCTGGCTCGCCATCGATCCGGAACCGCTGGCCGGCGATCCCGGATTCGAGCTCCTGCCCGCCTTGGACAACCGGTGGGACGAGGTGGCGGCCACCGGCGACGTCGCCCGCGCGGTGCTCCGCCGCTTCGACCTGCTGACCGAGGTCGTCGGACTCGACCGGCGGCGGGCGGCCGGCTGGACCCTCGGCCGGGTGCTGCAGAACGCGTTGTGGGACGTGGACGACGGCAAGACGGCACTGGACCCCGTGCAGGTCGCCATCGCCACGACCCTGCTCCTTCGGCGACGCTAG
- a CDS encoding LLM class F420-dependent oxidoreductase: protein MSGAMKYAVLAPVAANTTADPEWIAGFARHAEACGFESVVVVEHTVVISRYSSVYPYDSSGRMELPDDCDIPDPLDLLAFLAGRTSRIGLATGVLVLPNHHPVVLAKRLATVDALSGGRLRVCVGMGWMKEEIEACGTDFATRGRRADEQIRVMRALWAGGGPDGVDHGVDHGVDHGVDHGVDHGVDHHGEFFHFDGAMTYPKPVRGTVPVHIGGHSVAAARRAGRLGDGFQPLGVVGDDLRRLLGVMRAEAEACGRDPGALELTLGHLVSRITPEKAASLASLGAGRILLSPTPTADLAAATDELSACAARLGLTPR from the coding sequence GTGAGCGGAGCGATGAAATACGCCGTGCTGGCCCCGGTTGCGGCGAACACGACAGCCGACCCCGAGTGGATCGCGGGCTTCGCCCGGCACGCCGAGGCGTGCGGGTTCGAGTCCGTCGTGGTGGTCGAGCACACGGTCGTGATCAGCCGCTACTCCAGCGTCTACCCCTACGACAGCTCGGGCCGGATGGAACTGCCCGACGACTGCGACATCCCCGACCCGCTCGACCTGCTCGCCTTCCTGGCCGGCCGTACGAGCCGGATCGGGCTGGCGACCGGTGTCCTGGTGCTGCCCAACCACCATCCGGTCGTGCTGGCCAAGCGCCTGGCGACCGTGGACGCGCTGTCCGGCGGGCGCCTGCGGGTGTGCGTGGGCATGGGCTGGATGAAGGAGGAGATCGAGGCCTGCGGCACCGACTTCGCCACCCGGGGCCGCCGGGCCGACGAGCAGATCCGCGTGATGCGCGCGCTGTGGGCGGGTGGCGGCCCGGACGGCGTCGACCACGGCGTCGACCACGGCGTCGACCACGGCGTCGACCACGGCGTCGACCACGGCGTCGACCACCATGGCGAGTTCTTCCACTTCGACGGCGCGATGACCTACCCCAAGCCGGTCCGCGGGACCGTGCCGGTCCACATCGGCGGGCACAGCGTCGCGGCGGCCCGGCGCGCCGGACGCCTGGGCGACGGTTTCCAGCCGCTCGGCGTCGTGGGAGACGACCTGCGCAGGCTGCTCGGCGTGATGCGCGCCGAGGCCGAGGCGTGCGGGCGCGACCCCGGAGCGCTGGAGCTCACGCTCGGTCACCTGGTCTCCCGCATCACCCCGGAGAAGGCCGCCTCGCTGGCCTCCCTGGGCGCCGGCCGGATCCTGCTTTCCCCCACCCCGACGGCCGACCTCGCGGCGGCGACGGACGAGCTGTCGGCCTGCGCCGCCCGCCTCGGGCTGACCCCGAGGTGA
- a CDS encoding nuclear transport factor 2 family protein yields the protein MADTAMTGTDAERRLARLEERVRMLEDEREVTRLILSYGPLVDSGSADEVAELWEPDGVYDVDELLMRGRKQIAAMVRSDAHQGWIAGGCAHFNGAPHVTVSGDEATAIGYSLMVVNRPEGFTLRRATAHHWTLRRGPEGWRVVNRTARVLDGRPESPRLLADGVAGRPA from the coding sequence ATGGCTGACACGGCGATGACCGGGACCGACGCCGAACGGCGGCTGGCCCGCCTGGAGGAGCGGGTCCGGATGCTGGAGGACGAGCGGGAGGTGACCCGGCTCATCCTCTCCTACGGCCCCCTGGTGGACAGCGGCAGCGCGGACGAGGTCGCCGAGCTGTGGGAGCCCGACGGCGTCTACGACGTGGACGAGCTGCTGATGCGCGGGCGGAAGCAGATCGCCGCCATGGTCCGCTCCGACGCCCATCAGGGCTGGATCGCGGGCGGCTGCGCGCACTTCAACGGCGCGCCGCACGTCACGGTGTCCGGCGACGAGGCGACCGCGATCGGCTACTCGCTGATGGTGGTGAACCGGCCCGAGGGCTTCACGCTGCGCCGGGCCACGGCCCACCACTGGACTCTGCGCCGCGGCCCGGAGGGCTGGCGGGTGGTCAACCGCACCGCGCGCGTGCTCGACGGGCGGCCGGAGTCCCCGCGGCTGCTGGCGGACGGCGTGGCCGGGAGGCCCGCGTGA
- a CDS encoding acyl-CoA dehydrogenase family protein has translation MFTTDEQEELRRTVRALLERNPAARPAPDETPEYDETVWRLLADQVGAFGLAVPEEHGGAGFSYAETHVVCEELGRALATVPYLGSAVLTADALLTCGATGDLPGIAGGGLVGALAWAEGGTWDPAAIRARVADGLLTGVKEHVLDGARAGLFVVPALTPEGGLGMYAVESTAPGVRAETLVTLDRTRPQARVTFDGAPARLLSTDGHGVLERLLAVAATALSAEQLGGASRCLEITLEYVKTREQFGRPIGSFQAVKHRLADLYVLVESARSMSYDAARALAGDAADLPVRAAAAQAYCAEAFSAVAAETIQLHGGIGFTWEHEAHLYFKRAHSAAKLFGDAAWHRARLAPAVLGG, from the coding sequence ATGTTCACCACCGACGAGCAGGAAGAGCTGCGGCGCACCGTACGCGCCCTGCTCGAGCGCAACCCCGCGGCCCGCCCGGCGCCCGACGAGACGCCGGAGTACGACGAGACCGTCTGGCGGCTGCTCGCCGACCAGGTGGGGGCCTTCGGCCTGGCCGTTCCCGAGGAGCACGGCGGAGCCGGCTTCTCCTACGCCGAGACGCACGTGGTGTGCGAGGAGCTGGGCCGCGCCCTCGCCACGGTGCCCTACCTGGGCTCGGCCGTGCTCACCGCCGACGCGCTGCTGACCTGCGGCGCGACCGGCGACCTTCCCGGGATCGCCGGCGGCGGCCTCGTCGGCGCACTCGCCTGGGCCGAGGGCGGCACGTGGGATCCGGCGGCGATCCGCGCCCGCGTGGCCGACGGCCTGCTCACGGGTGTCAAGGAGCACGTGCTCGACGGCGCCCGCGCCGGCCTGTTCGTCGTGCCCGCCCTCACCCCCGAGGGCGGCCTCGGCATGTACGCCGTCGAGTCCACCGCTCCGGGTGTGCGGGCCGAGACGCTGGTCACGCTGGACCGGACCCGGCCGCAGGCGCGCGTGACGTTCGACGGCGCCCCGGCGCGGCTCCTGAGCACCGACGGGCACGGCGTGCTGGAACGCCTGCTCGCGGTGGCCGCGACCGCGCTGAGCGCCGAACAGCTCGGCGGAGCGTCCCGCTGCCTGGAGATCACGCTGGAGTACGTGAAGACAAGGGAGCAGTTCGGCCGGCCGATCGGCTCGTTCCAGGCGGTCAAGCACCGCCTGGCCGACCTCTACGTGCTGGTCGAGTCGGCCAGGTCGATGAGCTACGACGCGGCCCGCGCGCTCGCCGGGGACGCCGCCGACCTGCCGGTGCGGGCCGCGGCGGCGCAGGCGTACTGCGCCGAGGCGTTCTCCGCGGTGGCGGCCGAGACCATCCAGCTGCACGGCGGCATCGGCTTCACCTGGGAGCACGAGGCGCACCTGTACTTCAAGCGGGCCCACTCGGCGGCGAAGCTGTTCGGTGACGCCGCCTGGCACCGGGCCCGCCTCGCCCCCGCCGTCCTCGGCGGCTGA
- a CDS encoding nuclear transport factor 2 family protein, with product MNDRDLIAERLARLAAALDRRDWDAIAGIFTPDATGYRRRGRAEIVATIRAHLGGCGPSQHLLGNHRVEIDGDRARSLTYARVYHQGAGAYEGRFYECFGEYDDHWERTSEGWMLTSRVFDMTMSAGDFGVLQPG from the coding sequence GTGAACGACCGTGACCTGATCGCCGAGCGGCTGGCCCGGCTCGCCGCGGCGCTCGACCGGCGCGACTGGGACGCGATCGCGGGCATCTTCACCCCGGACGCCACCGGCTACCGCCGCAGGGGACGTGCGGAGATCGTCGCCACGATCCGGGCGCATCTCGGCGGCTGTGGCCCCTCCCAGCACCTGCTGGGCAACCACCGCGTCGAGATCGACGGCGACCGGGCCAGGTCGCTGACGTACGCGCGGGTCTACCACCAGGGCGCCGGGGCGTACGAGGGCCGCTTCTACGAGTGCTTCGGCGAATACGACGACCACTGGGAGCGCACGAGCGAGGGCTGGATGCTCACGTCCCGGGTGTTCGACATGACGATGTCGGCCGGCGACTTCGGGGTTCTCCAGCCCGGCTGA
- a CDS encoding TetR/AcrR family transcriptional regulator, with translation MTDSTSARVRAASAKRRRLTAAAAEVVHRQGAERTTIADIARAADVPVGNVYYYFKTKDELVAAALDEHARHLGELTERLERLPDPRDRLKGLVEAWVGQRDVAARYGCPTGTLAAELDKRDEGGLDAEAGKVIRLLLDWVEQQFRELGLPEPDGLALTLVGAYQGMSLLANALRDPGIMTREGARLLAWIDSLEA, from the coding sequence GTGACTGACTCGACGAGTGCCCGGGTGCGGGCCGCGAGCGCCAAGCGGCGGCGGCTGACGGCCGCCGCCGCCGAGGTCGTGCACCGGCAGGGCGCCGAGCGCACGACCATCGCCGACATCGCCCGCGCCGCCGACGTCCCCGTGGGCAACGTCTACTACTACTTCAAGACCAAGGACGAGCTCGTCGCCGCCGCGCTGGACGAGCACGCCCGGCACCTCGGGGAGCTCACCGAGCGGCTGGAGCGGCTGCCGGACCCGCGCGATCGGCTCAAGGGGCTCGTGGAGGCGTGGGTCGGCCAGCGCGACGTCGCGGCACGGTACGGCTGCCCGACCGGCACGCTCGCCGCCGAGCTGGACAAACGCGACGAGGGTGGCCTGGACGCGGAGGCGGGCAAGGTCATCCGGCTGCTGCTCGACTGGGTCGAGCAGCAATTCCGCGAGCTCGGCCTGCCCGAGCCCGACGGCCTCGCGCTGACCCTGGTGGGCGCCTACCAGGGCATGTCGCTGCTGGCCAACGCCCTGCGCGACCCCGGGATCATGACGCGTGAGGGGGCCCGGCTGCTCGCCTGGATCGACTCACTGGAGGCCTGA
- a CDS encoding C39 family peptidase — translation MRVPSVFLPVFLSALLTSSALTVPARAADAAANPPASAVDVVYQRARFGPGLREGVKAGNTLSFAAPVGTISYTDALGTKTWEYARWTGAERPIGFAATELVASWNADVPAGSWLQVEMRGRHAAGQTKWYVLGRWAYGDEDIRRTSLSGQRDADGTVSVDTFVAAAGKAITSYQLRVTLYRAPGSAAKPVVRALGAMASAVPDRQTVPVSPGGIAWGVELPVPRRSQNVHEGHYPEWDGGGEAWCSPTSTTMVLGYWGKWPSKQETSWVNPSDPDPEVDYAARYTYDYAYEGAGNWPFNTAYAGRYGLEGFVTRLRSLTEMERLIRAGIPVVTSQSFKAEELPGAGYSTNGHLMVIVGFTADGDVIANDPASPDNDAVRHVYPRANFENVWLRSTGSGGVVYVIHPKNRPLPPTTPGLPANW, via the coding sequence ATGCGTGTGCCGAGCGTGTTCCTGCCCGTGTTCCTGTCCGCCCTCCTGACGTCCTCCGCCCTCACCGTCCCCGCCAGGGCCGCCGACGCGGCGGCCAACCCCCCGGCGTCCGCCGTCGACGTCGTCTACCAGCGGGCCCGTTTCGGCCCCGGCCTGCGCGAGGGCGTGAAGGCGGGGAACACCCTGTCCTTCGCCGCCCCCGTGGGCACGATCTCCTACACCGACGCGCTCGGCACGAAGACCTGGGAGTACGCCCGGTGGACCGGCGCCGAGCGGCCCATCGGGTTCGCCGCCACCGAGCTGGTGGCCTCCTGGAACGCCGACGTGCCCGCGGGCAGCTGGCTGCAGGTCGAGATGCGCGGCCGCCACGCCGCCGGGCAGACCAAGTGGTACGTGCTCGGCCGCTGGGCGTACGGCGACGAGGACATCCGCCGCACGTCGCTGTCCGGGCAGCGGGACGCCGACGGCACCGTCTCGGTCGACACGTTCGTGGCCGCGGCGGGCAAGGCGATCACCTCCTACCAGCTGCGCGTCACGCTCTACCGTGCGCCGGGCTCGGCCGCGAAGCCGGTCGTGCGCGCGCTCGGCGCGATGGCGTCGGCCGTGCCGGACCGGCAGACCGTCCCGGTGAGCCCCGGCGGCATCGCCTGGGGCGTGGAGCTGCCCGTGCCCCGCCGCTCCCAGAACGTCCACGAGGGCCACTATCCCGAGTGGGACGGCGGGGGAGAGGCGTGGTGCAGCCCGACCTCGACCACCATGGTGCTCGGCTACTGGGGCAAGTGGCCCAGTAAGCAGGAGACCTCCTGGGTGAACCCCTCCGACCCCGACCCCGAGGTCGACTACGCCGCCCGGTACACCTACGACTACGCCTACGAGGGCGCGGGGAACTGGCCGTTCAACACCGCGTACGCGGGCCGGTACGGGCTGGAGGGCTTCGTCACCCGGCTCCGCTCGCTGACCGAGATGGAGCGGCTGATCCGGGCCGGCATCCCGGTGGTCACCTCCCAGTCGTTCAAGGCGGAGGAGCTGCCCGGCGCGGGATACAGCACCAACGGTCACCTCATGGTCATCGTCGGCTTCACCGCCGACGGTGACGTGATCGCCAACGACCCCGCCTCGCCGGACAATGACGCGGTGCGCCACGTCTACCCGCGGGCCAACTTCGAGAACGTCTGGCTCCGCAGCACCGGCAGCGGCGGGGTCGTGTACGTCATCCACCCGAAGAACCGCCCCCTGCCCCCCACGACGCCGGGACTGCCGGCCAACTGGTGA
- a CDS encoding nuclear transport factor 2 family protein, translating into MSTMTLDTADAVALADLVARYAWYADRRDIPRLTGLFTPGGVLVLPDPPRALDPVAARTGHDEIAGAMGALRDLTMTFHAIAGQVFDAGPEPGTATGAVACVAHHLSVRADGPSDLVWHLRYADTYRRHDGAWRIARREVRIDWIETRPVRRVRGREGER; encoded by the coding sequence ATGAGCACGATGACCCTGGACACGGCCGACGCCGTCGCGCTGGCCGACCTCGTCGCCCGGTACGCGTGGTACGCCGACCGGCGCGACATCCCGCGCCTGACCGGGCTGTTCACCCCCGGCGGGGTGCTCGTGCTACCGGATCCGCCGCGCGCGCTCGACCCGGTCGCCGCGCGTACGGGCCACGACGAGATCGCCGGCGCGATGGGCGCGCTGCGGGACCTCACCATGACCTTCCACGCGATCGCCGGGCAGGTCTTCGACGCCGGGCCGGAGCCCGGCACCGCCACGGGCGCGGTGGCCTGCGTGGCCCATCACCTGTCCGTACGGGCTGACGGGCCGTCCGACCTGGTCTGGCACCTGCGGTACGCCGACACCTACCGGCGGCACGACGGCGCCTGGCGCATCGCCCGCCGCGAGGTGCGGATCGACTGGATCGAGACCAGGCCGGTGCGGCGCGTACGCGGCAGGGAGGGGGAGCGATGA
- a CDS encoding IclR family transcriptional regulator has protein sequence MTALRAEQEATTPARRELPPSMVERMTLIMDAFTGRSTRLTLEDVARCTHLPRSTAHRILDQLVRLNWLDHTSFGYSLGKRALGLGGRDGSHGEIREAAAPLLHNLQIRTGMVVHLAVLDGAEVFYLDKVGGRFALSVPSRVGGRAPAHCTALGKAILAWLEPEQVEALIDGHISRLTNRTIGDIGTLHQELNRIRQRRGLAFERGECFPDISCVAAAVRGHEGPVASISLVGDARTPLEKVAPLVVDAARQVSLALFPDLESQRRSRAVHRVPDRTWSPETMNRLLAVGQNGDWL, from the coding sequence ATGACCGCTCTCCGGGCCGAGCAGGAGGCGACGACGCCCGCGCGGCGAGAGCTGCCGCCGTCGATGGTCGAACGGATGACGCTGATCATGGACGCGTTCACCGGTCGCTCCACTCGTCTCACCCTCGAGGACGTGGCGCGCTGCACGCACCTCCCGCGCTCGACGGCTCATCGCATCCTCGACCAGCTCGTACGGCTGAACTGGCTGGACCACACGTCGTTCGGCTACAGCCTGGGCAAGCGGGCACTCGGGCTCGGCGGCCGGGACGGCAGCCACGGCGAGATCCGCGAGGCGGCCGCGCCGCTGCTGCACAACCTGCAGATCAGGACCGGGATGGTCGTCCACCTCGCCGTGCTCGACGGTGCCGAGGTCTTCTACCTCGACAAGGTCGGCGGGCGGTTCGCTCTGTCGGTGCCGTCCCGCGTCGGGGGCCGGGCTCCCGCCCACTGCACCGCCCTCGGCAAGGCGATCCTCGCCTGGCTGGAACCCGAGCAGGTCGAGGCGCTCATCGACGGGCACATCAGCCGCCTGACCAACCGGACGATCGGCGACATCGGCACCCTGCACCAGGAGCTCAACCGCATCCGGCAGCGCCGGGGTCTCGCCTTCGAGCGAGGGGAGTGCTTCCCCGACATCTCCTGCGTCGCCGCCGCCGTGCGCGGCCACGAGGGGCCGGTCGCCAGCATCTCCCTGGTCGGCGACGCCCGGACTCCCCTGGAGAAGGTGGCCCCGCTCGTGGTCGACGCCGCGCGTCAGGTCTCGCTCGCCCTGTTCCCCGACCTGGAGTCCCAGCGCAGGTCCCGGGCCGTCCACCGCGTGCCCGACCGGACCTGGTCCCCGGAGACCATGAACCGCCTGCTCGCCGTCGGCCAGAACGGCGACTGGCTCTGA
- a CDS encoding SDR family NAD(P)-dependent oxidoreductase: MTVSVVTGGALGIGGAVSRRLARRGDLVVLNDIDAEAAERARRDIEAAGGRCVTAIGDASDEETADRVRDAALDAGGGRVDVLINNVGDFRPAARTFLRSTPAQWQRLYELNLRHVFTLTHAILPVMVEQGSGCVVNNSTVEAFRGIPGHAVYSAYNAGVSAFTRSLAVEVGRYGVRVNAIAPDLADTEQTPASAMLRGRDPGLVPLWVPLGRFGEPDDYAAVVEFLASDEARFVTGHTIPVDGGTLAASGWYGRADGKGWTNMPDRP; this comes from the coding sequence ATGACCGTCTCCGTGGTGACCGGGGGCGCGCTGGGCATCGGCGGCGCGGTCAGCCGCAGGCTCGCCCGCCGCGGCGACCTGGTGGTGCTCAACGACATCGACGCGGAGGCGGCCGAGCGGGCCCGCCGCGACATCGAGGCCGCCGGCGGGCGCTGCGTCACGGCGATCGGCGACGCAAGTGACGAGGAGACCGCCGACCGCGTACGGGACGCCGCGCTGGACGCGGGCGGCGGCCGGGTGGACGTGCTGATCAACAACGTGGGCGACTTCCGCCCGGCCGCCAGGACGTTCCTGCGCAGCACCCCCGCCCAGTGGCAGCGGCTGTACGAGCTGAACCTCCGGCACGTGTTCACGCTGACCCACGCCATCCTGCCGGTGATGGTCGAGCAGGGCTCCGGCTGCGTGGTGAACAACTCCACCGTGGAGGCGTTCCGCGGCATCCCCGGCCACGCCGTCTACTCGGCGTACAACGCGGGGGTGTCGGCCTTCACCAGGAGCCTCGCCGTGGAGGTCGGCCGGTACGGCGTGCGGGTCAACGCGATCGCGCCCGACCTCGCCGACACGGAGCAGACGCCGGCGAGCGCGATGCTGCGCGGGCGAGACCCGGGGCTGGTCCCGCTGTGGGTGCCGCTCGGCCGGTTCGGCGAGCCCGACGACTACGCCGCCGTCGTGGAGTTCCTCGCCTCCGACGAGGCCCGGTTCGTCACCGGCCACACCATCCCCGTGGACGGCGGCACGCTCGCCGCGTCCGGGTGGTACGGCCGGGCCGACGGCAAGGGCTGGACCAACATGCCCGACCGGCCCTGA